Proteins encoded together in one Larus michahellis chromosome 4, bLarMic1.1, whole genome shotgun sequence window:
- the VTI1B gene encoding vesicle transport through interaction with t-SNAREs homolog 1B, producing the protein MAGRGSGSSEHLERLHEIFRGLLGDLRGVPERLRGSAAEEKKKLVREFDEKQREANETLREMEEELKYAPLPFRNQMMSKIRAYRRDLSMFQREMRSTDLGLGPGSQGDIKYGIFSTENEQSTNLQSQRVLLLQGTDSLNRASQSIERSHRIAAETDQIGTDIIEELGEQREQLERTKSRLVNTSENLSKSRKILRSMSRRVTTNKLLLSIIIILELAILGGVVYYKFFRSK; encoded by the exons ATGGCGGGCCGCGGCTCCGGCTCCTCGGAGCACCTGGAGCGGCTGCACGAGATCTTCCGGGGGCTGCTCGGAGACCTGCGGGGGGTCCCCGAGCGGCTGCGGGGCAGCGCGGCCG aggagaagaaaaaactaGTTCGAGAATTTGATGAAAAACAGCGTGAAGCAAATGAAACG ctGCGGGAAATGGAGGAAGAACTGAAGTACGCTCCTCTGCCTTTCCGCAACCAAATGATGAGCAAAATCCGGGCGTACAGAAGAGACCTCTCCATGTTCCAGAGAGAGATGAGAAGCACAGATTTGGGACTGGGCCCTGGAAGTCAAGGCGATATAAAATATGGCATCTTCTCCACAGAAAATGAACAGAGT ACTAATCTGCAGTCACAGAGGGTGCTGCTTCTCCAGGGAACAGACAGCCTGAACCGAGCCAGTCAGAGCATTGAGCGCTCGCACCGAATTGCTGCTGAAACCGATCAGATTGGCACCGATATCATTGAAGAGCTTGGGGAGCAGCGGGAGCAACTGGAACGCACCAAGAGCAGA tTGGTGAATACAAGTGAGAACTTGAGCAAGAGTCGCAAGATTCTCCGTTCCATGTCCAGGAG AGTAACCACTAATAAGTTGTTGCTGTCGATCATCATCATCCTGGAATTAGCCATCCTGGGAGGTGTGGTCTACTACAAGTTCTTTCGCAGCAAATGA
- the LOC141742487 gene encoding retinol dehydrogenase 12-like — MYSSWGAALGAVVSVPVLLLVAAPYIRRYVAGGQCKSTARLEGKVAIITGANTGIGKETARDLARRGARVIVACRDIAKAEAAASEIRAETGNQQVIVKKLDLADTKSIREFAEKFLAEEKELHILINNAGVMLCPYSKTADGFEMHLGVNHLGHFLLTFLLLECLKRSAPARIVNVSSLAHHGGRIRFHDLHGEKSYNRGLAYCHSKLANVLFTRELAKRLQGTKVTANALHPGSVHSELVRHSFVMMCLWKIFSFFLKTPQEGAQTSVYCAVAEELDSVTGQYFSDCQPAYVSPRGRDDETAKKLWSVSCELLGIQWD; from the exons ATGTacagcagctggggagctgcGCTGGGGGCCGTCGTCTCcgtccccgtcctcctcctcgtGGCAGCGCCCTACATCAG GAGGTATGTCGCTGGCGGACAGTGCAAGTCaacagccaggctggaggggaaggTGGCTATAATCACAGGAGCCAACACGGGCATCGGGAAGGAGACGGCCAGGGACCTCGCCCGAAGAG GTGCGAGGGTGATTGTCGCTTGCAGAGACATAGCAAAGGCAGAAGCTGCGGCCAGTGAAATCCGAGCTGAGACAGGGAACCAGCAAGTCATTGTGAAAAAACTGGACTTGGCTGATACAAAGTCCATCCGGGAGTTTGCTGAGAAATTTCTAGCAG AGGAGAAGGAACTCCATATTCTCATTAATAATGCTGGCGTAATGTTATGCCCGTACTCCAAGACTGCTGATGGCTTTGAGATGCACCTGGGAGTCAATCATCTTG GTCATTTTCTCTTGACCTTCCTATTGCTGGAGTGCCTGAAGCGGTCTGCCCCGGCCCGCATAGTGAACGTCTCCTCACTGGCTCATCACGGAGGCCGAATCCGCTTCCATGACCTCCATGGTGAGAAGAGCTACAATCGTGGCCTTGCCTACTGTCACAGCAAATTGGCTAACGTGCTCTTCACCCGGGAGCTGGCAAAGCGGCTACAAG GCACTAAAGTCACAGCAAACGCTCTCCATCCTGGGTCTGTACATTCTGAGCTTGTCCGTCACTCGTTTGTAATGATGTGTCTGTGGAAGATATTCTCATTCTTCTTGAAGACACCTCAGGAGGGAGCTCAGACCAGTGTCTACTGTGCAGTAGCAGAAGAGCTAGACTCTGTGACAGGCCAGTATTTCAG TGATTGCCAGCCAGCATACGTATCTCCACGGGGTCGGGATGATGAGACGGCAAAGAAGCTCTGGAGCGTGAGCTGCGAGCTCCTCGGCATCCAGTGGGACTGA